A part of Dreissena polymorpha isolate Duluth1 chromosome 13, UMN_Dpol_1.0, whole genome shotgun sequence genomic DNA contains:
- the LOC127855858 gene encoding lectin BRA-2-like, which translates to MLQTLPNKMMKSLVFIFSNLLYLKMADITMANEHQSCKLNIEGCNYKLTLFPSDDQCQGHNQTRSRSQRAVTNSNSEIAEILQELKTTSERYKKLEYKLTKDMKQLGKRVLRGARKLETMIKKQQTTDTRSGVKDCPQGFIVVDNWLSCYMISTFNTSMYEAREICLALGSDLVSLETSQEHHLLSYLVRNNPTYAGMPGWWTSGTFITATKQWMWTPGSDPRPVTYRMWAPKEPNEEHALDLLCLMMLRLDNLQWHDQLCTDHYNFICEKSLA; encoded by the exons aTGTTACAAACTCTACCCAACAAAATGATGAAAAGTTTAGTGTTCATTTTTTCAAACCTTTTGTATCTAAAAATGGCTGACATTACCATGGCCAATGAACACCAGAGTTGTAAACTAAACATTGAAGGCTGCAACTACAAACTGACATTGTTTCCCAGTGATgaccaatgtcaaggtcacaatcaaaccaggtcaaggtcacagagggcGGTAACCAATAGCAACAGCGAGATTGCAGAAATTCTCCAGGAGCTAAAAACTACATCGGAGAGATACAAGAAACTGGAATACAAACTCACGAAAGACATGAAGCAGCTTGGAAAACGGGTGTTACGGGGAGCAAGAAAACTGGAGACAATGATTAAGAAACAGCAAACAACGGACACAAGATCCGGTGTAAAGGATTGTCCACAGGGTTTTATTGTGGTGGACAATTGGTTGAGCTGTTACATGATTTCCACGTTTAATACCAGCATGTATGAGGCGAGGGAGATCTGTCTTGCCCTTGGCAGTGACCTGGTATCCCTGGAGACCTCACAGGAACACCATCTCCTGTCCTACCTTGTTAGAAATAACCCTA CCTATGCAGGTATGCCAGGCTGGTGGACTAGCGGCACCTTCATCACGGCCACCAAGCAGTGGATGTGGACGCCTGGGTCAGACCCGCGACCTGTCACATACCGAATGTGGGCGCCCAAAGAGCCGAACGAGGAACATGCCCTTGACCTACTTTGCCTCATGATGCTGAGGCTGGACAACTTACAGTGGCACGACCAGCTCTGCACCGACCACTATAACTTCATCTGTGAGAAGTCTCTCGCATAA